The Ignavibacteria bacterium genome contains a region encoding:
- a CDS encoding TolC family protein has translation MRLKTSPAAILFMLFAINVYGQVKVVNFDRLSIEDATNMALENNPSVRIAVSGYDVSRSLLRQSRSGYFPAISFTASGTYTQGSFVFNPSIPVREQTYRSYTAGFQAQQLLWDFGRTSGRVSANENFVGASSEDYQSALENVIVGVQTAYYGYLQTQYVVKVNEETLQQAEEHLKVAQAFFKAGRTAEYDVTKAEVDVANAEVNFLRSRNQVQIAKLQLENAIGVQNPGSYVLLDSLRAGKFTMPLDSARAIALENRSELKAADYRVQANRELLSATWAQNLPVISAVGNYNWNGFGLPLYSRWNAGLNFALPIFQGFYVSAQVQESQANVEQAMAAADVQRQNAILDVSQNYLAMSEAYQRIGASYKLVQSAVENLRLAQGRYNSGVGSPTEITDAQITLANARITNIQALYDYNTSVIRLQKSMGTLGGEKVRRSTFDVQR, from the coding sequence ATGAGGTTAAAGACAAGTCCTGCAGCCATACTGTTCATGCTTTTTGCGATAAATGTTTACGGGCAGGTGAAGGTTGTAAATTTTGACAGGCTTTCGATTGAGGACGCGACTAATATGGCGCTTGAGAACAATCCTTCTGTAAGGATAGCCGTTTCGGGCTACGATGTCAGCCGCTCGCTTTTAAGGCAGAGCCGCTCGGGTTACTTCCCTGCCATAAGCTTTACAGCCTCAGGCACATATACGCAGGGCTCGTTTGTATTTAACCCTTCAATTCCGGTACGCGAGCAGACTTACAGGAGCTACACGGCAGGATTTCAGGCGCAGCAGCTCCTGTGGGATTTTGGAAGAACCTCTGGCAGGGTTTCGGCAAACGAAAATTTTGTAGGTGCATCATCGGAGGATTACCAGTCGGCGCTTGAAAACGTGATCGTAGGTGTGCAGACGGCGTATTACGGGTATCTGCAGACGCAGTATGTAGTAAAGGTAAATGAAGAGACTCTTCAGCAGGCTGAGGAGCATCTTAAAGTTGCGCAGGCATTTTTTAAGGCGGGAAGGACGGCAGAGTATGACGTAACTAAGGCAGAAGTGGATGTTGCCAATGCGGAGGTTAATTTTCTAAGGTCACGCAATCAGGTTCAGATAGCAAAGCTGCAGCTGGAGAATGCAATTGGTGTACAGAACCCGGGCAGTTACGTGCTACTGGATTCACTGAGGGCAGGTAAGTTTACGATGCCGCTTGACAGTGCCAGGGCTATTGCGCTTGAAAACCGTTCGGAGCTGAAGGCGGCAGATTACAGGGTTCAGGCAAACAGGGAGCTTTTAAGCGCCACGTGGGCACAGAACCTGCCGGTGATTTCGGCTGTGGGAAATTACAACTGGAACGGTTTCGGGCTTCCTTTATACAGCAGGTGGAACGCGGGATTAAATTTCGCATTACCCATTTTCCAGGGGTTTTACGTCAGTGCGCAGGTTCAGGAGAGCCAGGCCAATGTAGAGCAGGCCATGGCAGCGGCCGATGTGCAGAGGCAGAATGCGATACTGGACGTTTCGCAGAATTATCTTGCCATGAGCGAGGCTTACCAGAGAATCGGGGCTTCTTATAAGCTGGTGCAGTCGGCAGTAGAGAACCTTAGGCTGGCGCAGGGGCGGTACAATTCGGGAGTGGGTTCGCCGACCGAGATTACGGATGCGCAGATAACGCTGGCGAATGCAAGGATAACAAACATTCAGGCACTGTATGACTATAATACGTCCGTGATAAGGCTGCAGAAGTCGATGGGGACGCTGGGGGGAGAGAAGGTTCGACGTTCGACGTTCGACGTTCAACGGTGA
- a CDS encoding DUF4405 domain-containing protein encodes MEKLRNFNKRAFISSIMFISGAGLPLSGYMNHILGLSGMNLSRHVWMSVHNVLGVLFVVFTLWHIALNWKVMKLYFRKAASLVISRETLYAFSLVLICLGMFVLHAIHLTR; translated from the coding sequence ATGGAAAAGTTACGCAATTTTAATAAAAGAGCCTTTATCTCATCCATTATGTTTATTTCGGGCGCAGGCCTTCCGCTTTCAGGCTATATGAATCACATCTTAGGCCTTAGCGGAATGAATTTAAGCAGACATGTCTGGATGTCGGTTCACAACGTCCTGGGTGTACTTTTTGTCGTATTTACACTATGGCATATAGCACTGAACTGGAAAGTAATGAAACTCTACTTCAGAAAAGCGGCCAGTCTGGTTATCAGCCGTGAAACACTATATGCGTTTTCCCTCGTCCTGATATGCCTGGGCATGTTTGTCCTACACGCCATCCACCTAACCCGGTAA
- a CDS encoding Crp/Fnr family transcriptional regulator, giving the protein MIDLLLEKIPGLKNNWDKYSCFFRDEKINAGEVLLSEGSVADKMYLIKKGCLRIWFNNNGKDITLQFFFEGEVVSSIESFFSGMPSAFTIESIEPSEIVAVSKSSFQEMIHSVPGFGPFMQEYLIKRMIHYAGLFLSRIRDNPAQRYEDLIKTNPRIVQRIPQHYIASYLGITPVSLSRIRNRLREIS; this is encoded by the coding sequence ATGATAGACCTCCTGCTTGAGAAAATACCTGGACTTAAAAATAACTGGGATAAATACAGCTGCTTTTTCAGGGATGAAAAAATAAACGCTGGAGAAGTGCTCCTTTCAGAAGGCAGCGTGGCAGACAAAATGTACCTGATCAAAAAAGGATGCCTTAGGATCTGGTTCAATAATAATGGCAAGGACATTACACTCCAGTTCTTCTTCGAGGGCGAGGTCGTCTCATCCATAGAAAGCTTCTTTTCAGGCATGCCCAGCGCATTCACTATAGAAAGTATAGAGCCTTCGGAAATTGTTGCAGTTTCAAAATCTTCATTCCAGGAAATGATCCATTCAGTTCCCGGCTTCGGCCCATTCATGCAGGAGTATCTAATTAAAAGAATGATCCATTACGCGGGACTATTCCTTTCCCGCATCAGGGATAACCCCGCACAAAGATATGAAGACCTTATAAAAACAAACCCCCGTATAGTTCAGCGCATACCGCAGCACTATATTGCATCCTATCTCGGTATAACACCCGTTTCACTTAGCAGAATAAGAAACCGCCTCCGGGAAATTTCTTAA